A window of Aeromicrobium sp. Root236 contains these coding sequences:
- a CDS encoding biotin carboxylase N-terminal domain-containing protein: MIRSILVANRGEIARRIFRTCRELGIRTVAVHSDADAAAPFVAEADVAVRLPGSSPTDTYLRGDLVVAAALKAGADAIHPGYGFLSENADFARAVAEAGLTWIGPAPETIDAMGSKIRAKELMAAGGVPILSVDASAARAEDFPLLVKASAGGGGRGMRVVNDPADLDGELAAAGAEALSAFGDATVFVEPYLPTARHIEVQVMADTHGTCWVVGDRDCSIQRRHQKVVEEAPAPAVSDPVRTTLHDAARAAVKAVDYVGAGTVEFLVADAHLDTGKAYFLEMNTRLQVEHPVTEEVFGVDLVAEQIRVAEGAHLGEEPTGPHGHAVEVRLYAEDPADDWQPQTGTVRTFEVPAGVRVDSGVESGSVVGIHYDAMIAKVVAHGADRTTAIRKLGDALRRTRVHGVRTNLDFLRSILADEAFGAARIHTALLDERLEAWTQPALDRHEIHTAALAAALAEATAATAQAKVLGRIPTAYRNVPSRPRIREYAVDADTHIGIMYESQGGRLVTGAHHTSTVIEATPTRVVLDVDGLTETYDVAVGDGWVDVDGPHGSITLAAVPTFVDPSDVVAEGSLLAPMPAAVMSVAVEDGQHVSKGDVVVVLEAMKMQHTITAPTDGVVSELSVTPGSQVESGAVLAVIHVSTSSTSEGSS, encoded by the coding sequence ATGATTCGTTCCATCCTCGTCGCCAACCGGGGGGAGATCGCCCGGCGCATCTTCCGGACGTGCCGCGAGCTCGGCATCCGCACCGTCGCGGTGCACTCGGACGCCGACGCGGCGGCACCGTTCGTCGCCGAGGCCGATGTCGCGGTACGACTTCCGGGCAGCTCGCCGACCGACACCTACCTGCGCGGCGACCTGGTCGTCGCCGCCGCGCTCAAGGCCGGAGCCGACGCGATCCACCCCGGCTACGGCTTCCTGTCCGAGAACGCCGACTTCGCCCGCGCCGTCGCTGAAGCCGGGCTGACCTGGATCGGCCCCGCGCCGGAGACCATCGACGCGATGGGCTCCAAGATCCGCGCCAAGGAGCTCATGGCGGCCGGCGGCGTGCCGATCCTGTCGGTCGACGCGTCGGCCGCACGGGCCGAGGACTTCCCGCTGCTGGTCAAGGCATCCGCCGGAGGTGGCGGCCGCGGCATGCGGGTCGTCAACGATCCGGCAGACCTCGATGGCGAGCTCGCGGCCGCGGGCGCCGAGGCGCTGTCGGCGTTCGGCGACGCCACCGTGTTCGTCGAGCCCTACCTGCCGACGGCGCGCCACATCGAGGTGCAGGTCATGGCCGACACCCACGGCACGTGCTGGGTGGTCGGCGACCGCGACTGCTCGATCCAGCGCCGGCACCAGAAGGTCGTCGAGGAGGCGCCCGCCCCCGCGGTGAGCGATCCCGTGCGCACGACGCTGCACGACGCGGCGCGCGCCGCGGTCAAGGCCGTCGACTACGTCGGCGCCGGCACCGTCGAGTTCCTCGTCGCCGATGCGCACCTCGACACCGGCAAGGCGTACTTCCTCGAGATGAACACCCGTCTCCAGGTCGAGCACCCGGTGACCGAAGAGGTGTTCGGCGTCGACCTCGTCGCCGAGCAGATCCGGGTTGCCGAGGGCGCGCACCTCGGCGAGGAGCCGACCGGCCCTCACGGGCATGCGGTCGAGGTGCGTCTCTACGCCGAGGACCCTGCCGATGACTGGCAACCCCAGACCGGCACGGTGCGTACGTTCGAGGTGCCCGCAGGCGTTCGGGTCGACTCCGGCGTCGAGTCCGGGTCGGTCGTCGGCATCCACTACGACGCGATGATCGCCAAGGTCGTCGCGCACGGCGCCGACCGCACGACGGCGATCCGCAAGCTCGGCGACGCCCTCAGGCGTACGCGGGTCCACGGCGTCCGGACCAACCTCGACTTCCTCCGATCGATCCTCGCCGACGAGGCGTTCGGTGCCGCGCGGATCCACACGGCGCTGCTCGACGAGCGGCTCGAGGCCTGGACGCAGCCGGCGCTCGACCGGCACGAGATCCACACGGCAGCGCTCGCGGCTGCACTCGCCGAGGCCACCGCCGCCACCGCGCAGGCGAAGGTGCTCGGCCGGATCCCCACGGCGTACCGCAACGTCCCGAGCCGGCCACGCATCCGGGAGTACGCGGTGGACGCCGACACTCACATCGGAATCATGTACGAGAGCCAAGGCGGCCGGTTGGTCACGGGCGCCCACCACACATCGACGGTCATCGAGGCGACCCCCACCCGAGTCGTGCTCGACGTCGACGGCCTCACCGAGACGTACGACGTGGCGGTCGGCGACGGCTGGGTCGACGTCGACGGACCGCACGGCTCGATCACGCTGGCGGCCGTGCCGACCTTCGTCGACCCGTCGGACGTTGTTGCCGAGGGATCGCTCCTCGCGCCGATGCCCGCGGCCGTCATGAGCGTCGCGGTCGAGGACGGCCAGCACGTCAGCAAGGGCGACGTCGTCGTCGTGCTCGAGGCCATGAAGATGCAACACACCATCACCGCGCCGACCGACGGCGTCGTGTCCGAGCTCTCGGTCACCCCGGGCAGCCAGGTGGAGTC